The Micromonospora sp. WMMD961 genome has a segment encoding these proteins:
- a CDS encoding alpha/beta hydrolase codes for MHVSRRRLLSVLAGGALAVGLSVAPVPRAADAAATPTYRPVIFLHGSAGSAAQFQSQAKRLAANGYPIGVIEAHEYDSPNIATILPQVYAGLDARIDRLLATSGADRVDLLAHSLGTFVMQGYLNSSPARAARVAHYVNLDGRPAASLPGGVPTLAIWGEGDPSRAVVGATNVHLPDQSHTQTVSSPESFGEIFRFLRGRAPHTTRITPQLFGTARVSGRAVLFPSNAGVTDATLEVYPVNSLTGGRLSHRPTHRLALSGDGSFGPVPVLATARYEFAIVRSGAPTHHFYFQPFLRSDSFVRLATSVPGEGLGALVDTSDRHTALTIQRQKEWWGDQGEAGDHLWINGRDVLNAANAPRVKRTIAIFAFDDGSDGVSDLTAPLPEFFSQTFITGMDLFIPAAPAQLGLVRITVGQRGGGYDVINVPNWRSSAHRVTVGVDDF; via the coding sequence ATGCACGTGTCTCGCCGGAGACTGCTCTCCGTACTGGCCGGGGGCGCCCTCGCGGTCGGCCTGTCCGTCGCTCCCGTCCCACGGGCCGCCGACGCCGCCGCCACACCGACGTACCGCCCGGTGATCTTCCTACACGGCAGCGCCGGATCGGCGGCGCAGTTCCAGTCCCAGGCCAAGCGGCTCGCCGCCAACGGCTACCCGATCGGCGTCATCGAGGCCCACGAGTACGACTCGCCGAACATCGCCACGATCCTGCCCCAGGTGTACGCGGGGCTCGACGCACGGATCGACCGGCTGCTGGCGACGAGCGGCGCGGACCGGGTCGACCTGCTCGCGCACTCCCTGGGCACCTTCGTCATGCAGGGCTATCTCAACAGCTCACCGGCGCGCGCCGCCCGGGTCGCGCACTACGTGAATTTGGACGGGCGCCCCGCCGCCTCCCTGCCCGGTGGTGTGCCCACCCTCGCGATCTGGGGTGAGGGCGACCCGTCCCGCGCCGTCGTCGGCGCGACGAACGTGCACCTCCCGGACCAGTCCCACACGCAGACAGTGTCGTCGCCGGAGTCGTTCGGCGAGATCTTCCGGTTCCTGCGAGGTCGGGCGCCGCACACGACACGGATCACGCCCCAGCTCTTCGGCACCGCCCGGGTCTCCGGTCGCGCGGTGCTCTTTCCGAGCAACGCCGGCGTCACCGACGCGACGCTCGAGGTCTATCCGGTCAACTCCCTGACCGGCGGTCGGTTGTCCCACCGACCCACGCACCGGTTGGCACTGAGTGGCGACGGCTCGTTCGGTCCCGTTCCGGTGCTCGCCACGGCCCGCTACGAGTTCGCGATCGTGCGCTCCGGCGCACCGACGCACCACTTCTACTTCCAGCCGTTCCTTCGCTCGGACTCGTTCGTACGCCTCGCGACGAGCGTGCCCGGCGAGGGGCTCGGCGCGCTGGTGGACACCAGCGACCGGCACACGGCGCTGACGATCCAACGACAGAAGGAGTGGTGGGGCGACCAGGGCGAGGCCGGCGACCACCTGTGGATCAACGGCCGGGACGTCCTGAACGCCGCGAACGCGCCACGGGTCAAGCGGACGATCGCGATCTTCGCGTTCGACGACGGCAGCGACGGCGTCAGCGACCTGACCGCCCCCCTGCCGGAGTTCTTCAGCCAGACCTTCATCACCGGCATGGACCTGTTCATCCCGGCGGCACCGGCGCAGCTCGGCCTCGTGCGGATCACCGTGGGCCAACGCGGCGGCGGATACGACGTGATCAACGTGCCCAACTGGAGGTCGAGCGCCCACCGCGTGACGGTAGGCGTCGACGACTTCTGA
- a CDS encoding DUF1996 domain-containing protein has protein sequence MTALLLVSVAFAGGCKEAPGTPGASSPSSDTGIGSSGPDTPTAPVPGDASATPGAPSASAAPSAPGQPAAPSTSTAPPTASGGWIKIDAAAQAAATRAFFARKPKPVTGNPVKVPEFNVGCTVSHHNSDDPIVLPKLVGGSHNHTFWGNRSTDANSTAESLRASKATTCNSPDDQSAYWVPTMYQNGKVVDPTEVTVYYGSRLKDPSKTQPFPFGLRMITGNAKNQVDTPDKQGNHFWCAGIGGEIGRSADKTFPVCAKTAHIVRQITFPDCWDGKHLDSPDHKAHMANGDHTGACPKSHPVPVPSVSFVISYPLSANTDGITLASGTSFSMHADFFNAWKDEALAARVRNCLDQGVKCNSAGNF, from the coding sequence GTGACCGCCCTGCTGTTGGTGAGCGTGGCGTTCGCCGGCGGATGCAAGGAGGCTCCCGGCACGCCCGGCGCGTCCAGCCCTTCCAGCGACACCGGCATCGGCTCGTCCGGACCGGACACGCCCACCGCTCCCGTTCCCGGCGACGCGTCGGCCACGCCGGGCGCGCCGAGCGCCTCGGCCGCCCCGTCCGCCCCGGGTCAGCCGGCGGCCCCGTCGACCAGCACCGCCCCGCCCACCGCCTCCGGTGGCTGGATCAAAATCGACGCCGCCGCGCAGGCCGCCGCGACGAGGGCGTTCTTCGCGCGCAAGCCCAAGCCGGTGACCGGCAACCCGGTCAAGGTGCCCGAGTTCAACGTCGGCTGCACGGTCAGCCACCACAACAGCGACGACCCGATCGTGCTGCCCAAGCTGGTCGGCGGTTCGCACAACCACACGTTCTGGGGAAACCGGTCGACCGACGCCAACTCGACGGCCGAGTCGCTGCGGGCGTCCAAGGCGACCACCTGCAACTCGCCGGACGACCAGTCCGCCTACTGGGTGCCGACGATGTATCAGAACGGCAAGGTCGTCGACCCGACGGAGGTGACCGTCTACTACGGATCCCGCCTGAAGGACCCGAGCAAGACCCAGCCTTTCCCGTTCGGCCTGCGGATGATCACCGGTAACGCCAAGAACCAGGTCGACACCCCGGACAAGCAGGGCAACCACTTCTGGTGCGCCGGCATCGGCGGCGAGATCGGCCGCAGCGCGGACAAGACCTTCCCGGTCTGCGCCAAGACCGCGCACATCGTCCGGCAGATCACCTTCCCGGACTGCTGGGACGGCAAGCACCTGGACAGCCCGGACCACAAGGCGCACATGGCCAACGGCGACCACACCGGGGCCTGTCCGAAGAGCCACCCGGTGCCGGTCCCCTCGGTGTCCTTCGTGATCTCGTACCCGCTGAGCGCGAACACCGACGGCATCACCCTCGCGTCCGGCACCTCGTTCTCCATGCACGCGGACTTCTTCAACGCGTGGAAGGACGAGGCGCTCGCCGCACGGGTGCGCAACTGCCTCGACCAGGGCGTGAAGTGCAACTCGGCCGGCAACTTCTAG
- a CDS encoding MerR family transcriptional regulator, with product MRIGELATAAGVSVRALRYYEEQGLLTAARSSGGQRHYGDDAVERVHLIQTLYSAGLSSRTILDLLPCVDAKVNTPESRALLRAERARIDEQISQLRSARDRLDAVIALSESPASGCTHVEFAAALAA from the coding sequence ATGCGCATCGGCGAACTCGCCACGGCGGCCGGGGTGTCTGTACGCGCCCTGCGCTACTACGAGGAGCAGGGCCTGCTGACTGCCGCACGCAGCAGCGGCGGGCAGCGTCACTACGGCGACGACGCTGTCGAGCGGGTGCACCTCATCCAGACGCTGTACTCGGCCGGCCTGTCCAGCCGCACCATCCTGGACCTGCTGCCCTGCGTCGACGCGAAGGTCAACACGCCGGAGTCCCGGGCGCTGCTGCGCGCCGAACGTGCCCGCATCGATGAGCAGATCAGCCAGCTCCGCAGCGCGCGGGACCGGCTCGACGCGGTCATCGCCCTCAGCGAGAGCCCGGCCAGCGGATGCACCCACGTGGAATTTGCCGCCGCACTGGCGGCGTAG
- a CDS encoding SDR family oxidoreductase: MQINGSIALVTGANRGLGRHFARQLLERGVTKVYATARNPEQIDIPGVEKLRLDITDPSSVEQAAAVASDVTFLVNNAGITTFTNLVNGDLGKIRSELDTHFWGTLSMVRAFAPVLGANGGGAILNVLSALSWFSYDGANAYGVAKAAEWSLTNGIRLELAGQGTLVSGLHLGAADTDMMAHYEGDKMDPADVVRVALDGIEAGRIEVLADEWSAYVKASLANDPSAFYAPTGR, from the coding sequence ATGCAGATCAACGGTTCGATCGCACTGGTCACCGGGGCCAACCGTGGCCTCGGCCGGCACTTCGCCCGACAGCTGCTGGAGCGCGGCGTGACCAAGGTGTACGCCACGGCCCGCAACCCGGAGCAGATCGACATTCCCGGTGTCGAGAAGCTTCGGCTGGACATCACCGACCCAAGCTCCGTGGAGCAGGCGGCGGCCGTCGCGTCCGACGTCACTTTTCTGGTCAACAACGCCGGCATCACCACCTTCACCAACCTGGTGAACGGGGACCTGGGCAAGATCCGATCCGAGCTCGACACGCACTTCTGGGGGACCCTGAGCATGGTCCGGGCGTTCGCACCGGTGCTGGGCGCGAATGGCGGAGGGGCGATCCTCAACGTCCTGTCCGCGCTGTCGTGGTTCTCCTACGACGGGGCCAACGCCTACGGCGTGGCGAAGGCGGCCGAGTGGAGCCTGACCAACGGCATCCGGCTCGAACTCGCCGGCCAGGGCACCCTGGTGAGCGGCCTGCACCTGGGTGCCGCCGACACCGACATGATGGCCCACTACGAGGGCGACAAGATGGACCCCGCCGACGTCGTACGCGTCGCTCTGGACGGCATCGAAGCCGGCCGGATCGAGGTCCTCGCCGACGAGTGGAGCGCGTACGTCAAGGCGTCCCTCGCCAACGATCCGAGCGCCTTCTACGCCCCGACCGGGCGATAG
- a CDS encoding Ig-like domain-containing protein has translation MGLWRRMALVVVSVVATPLVIGGCTTERKAPVRLAEGEVPAPELTLTPADRSRDVPVSAEVTARVAGGKVVVVRIADDKGMLVRAERREDGSAWVPTVALRPRSTYTVEVIAVGDAGRTTTRTTSFTTMPTSTKPQVASTLYFADGRTYGTAMPVTIGFDPPIARAARADVQRRLFVTTNPPQRGVWSWLDDGSQVYYRAPDFWRPGTTISVRAALEGLPIGEDLVGDADRTATSRIGRQVALEVDNATKQMRVLRDGKVIRRIPVSLGKSSTPTSSGKMVIMEKHQRTTFDTRGEPNGGYVVDVEDAQRLTWGGEFIHGAPWSVSDQGHRNVSHGCTNISPANADWLMKVTQIGDLVTFTGTEVRLQAGNGWTAWNTSWEQFVKGSALPVPAGPRPAPPATPRPGTVAGGSPTPGPTG, from the coding sequence ATGGGGCTGTGGCGACGGATGGCGCTGGTCGTGGTGTCCGTCGTGGCCACACCGCTGGTCATCGGCGGATGCACCACCGAGCGCAAGGCCCCCGTGCGGCTCGCCGAGGGGGAGGTGCCGGCGCCGGAGTTGACTCTGACGCCCGCCGACCGGTCCCGCGACGTGCCGGTCAGCGCCGAGGTCACCGCACGGGTCGCCGGCGGAAAGGTCGTCGTCGTACGCATCGCCGACGACAAGGGCATGCTGGTCAGGGCGGAACGGCGGGAGGACGGCTCGGCCTGGGTGCCCACCGTCGCGTTGCGACCGCGGAGCACCTACACCGTCGAGGTGATCGCCGTCGGCGACGCCGGCCGGACCACCACCCGTACCACGAGCTTCACCACGATGCCGACGTCGACGAAGCCGCAGGTGGCCAGCACGCTGTACTTCGCGGACGGCCGGACGTACGGCACGGCCATGCCGGTGACCATCGGCTTCGATCCGCCCATCGCCAGGGCGGCCCGCGCCGACGTGCAGCGTCGGCTGTTCGTCACGACGAACCCACCGCAGCGCGGGGTCTGGTCCTGGCTGGACGACGGCAGTCAGGTCTACTACCGCGCCCCCGACTTCTGGCGACCGGGCACCACGATCAGCGTCCGCGCCGCTCTGGAGGGTCTGCCGATCGGCGAGGACCTCGTCGGGGACGCCGACCGCACGGCGACGTCCCGGATCGGACGGCAGGTGGCACTCGAGGTCGACAACGCCACCAAGCAGATGCGCGTGCTGCGCGACGGCAAGGTGATCCGCAGAATCCCGGTCAGCCTGGGCAAGTCGAGCACCCCGACGTCCAGCGGCAAGATGGTGATCATGGAGAAGCACCAGCGCACCACCTTCGACACGCGCGGCGAGCCGAACGGCGGCTACGTAGTGGACGTCGAGGACGCGCAACGGCTCACCTGGGGCGGTGAGTTCATCCACGGAGCTCCCTGGTCCGTGTCGGATCAGGGACACCGCAACGTATCGCACGGCTGCACGAACATCTCGCCGGCCAACGCCGACTGGCTGATGAAGGTCACCCAGATCGGTGATCTGGTCACCTTCACCGGCACCGAGGTCCGGCTGCAGGCGGGCAACGGCTGGACGGCCTGGAACACCAGCTGGGAGCAGTTCGTCAAGGGCAGTGCACTGCCCGTACCCGCTGGTCCTCGGCCGGCCCCGCCCGCGACGCCGCGCCCGGGCACGGTCGCGGGCGGCTCGCCGACGCCGGGGCCGACCGGCTGA
- a CDS encoding heme-degrading domain-containing protein, translated as MSVDREPWPTLDELLREESELELAGLSETDAYELGMLAVAAASEQRLPVSIGVWRAGRQLFHCGLPGSTADNDAWLRRKGRVVMRFEHSSLYMARLCQDKQVTLAERFGLPASRYAAAGGAVPLRVRGTGVVGWVGVSGLPQLDDHRFVVDVLRKLPR; from the coding sequence ATGTCAGTTGACCGTGAGCCGTGGCCGACGCTGGACGAGCTGCTGCGCGAGGAGAGCGAGCTGGAACTCGCGGGCCTGTCCGAGACGGACGCGTACGAGCTGGGGATGCTCGCCGTCGCCGCCGCGAGTGAGCAGCGCCTGCCGGTGTCGATCGGGGTGTGGCGGGCGGGGCGCCAGCTGTTCCACTGTGGCCTGCCGGGGTCGACGGCGGACAACGACGCGTGGCTGCGCCGCAAGGGGCGGGTGGTGATGCGGTTCGAGCACTCGTCGCTGTACATGGCCCGCTTGTGCCAGGACAAGCAGGTGACGCTGGCCGAGAGGTTCGGCCTGCCGGCGTCGCGGTACGCGGCGGCCGGGGGCGCGGTGCCGCTGCGCGTCCGGGGCACCGGCGTGGTCGGCTGGGTGGGTGTCTCCGGGCTGCCGCAGCTCGACGACCACCGGTTCGTCGTCGACGTCCTCCGCAAGCTCCCCCGCTAG
- a CDS encoding ROK family protein, translating to MTRITADVTFLRGYNQARVMALGRTARTFERSTVVEATGLTPQAVSKVIARLTGDGLIRPAGVRRTGIGKPAVVYEIVPDSRYAIGAHVARRTLRLVLVDLAGAVRHSAVSPLPGDFTPEQLLDALTAGIGAIAGDSDVRDRVTGVGIGMIGPLDHANGLVRGAHGLRHWHDVPLREIAEKHLGLPVHLDKDVTAGITAEAWRHGATFGDAALIMIESGIGGGFWLGGTAHRGAHTNAGEFGHTVVDLDGPRCVCGRHGCLEIVHSHAAEAGDIARAAHVVAVGVVNLLQTLDLAHVVLAGADLLRHPQTYLAAVTAAVRADARRADWLTTTVTVSSLGADAIAAGAAMQVLDQHFGVPELAPI from the coding sequence ATGACCCGCATCACTGCCGACGTCACGTTCCTGCGCGGCTACAACCAGGCGCGGGTCATGGCACTGGGGCGCACCGCGCGGACCTTCGAGCGGTCGACGGTGGTCGAGGCCACCGGGTTGACGCCACAGGCGGTCTCCAAGGTCATCGCACGCCTGACCGGTGACGGCCTGATCCGTCCCGCCGGTGTGCGTCGCACGGGCATCGGCAAGCCCGCCGTGGTCTACGAAATCGTTCCCGACAGCCGGTACGCGATCGGCGCCCACGTGGCCCGGCGCACACTGCGTCTCGTCCTGGTCGACCTGGCCGGCGCCGTGCGCCACTCGGCGGTCAGTCCGCTGCCCGGCGACTTCACCCCCGAGCAGCTTCTCGACGCCCTGACTGCCGGCATCGGGGCGATCGCCGGCGACAGCGACGTGCGGGACCGGGTCACCGGCGTGGGCATCGGCATGATCGGTCCGTTGGACCACGCCAACGGCCTGGTCCGGGGCGCCCACGGGCTGCGGCACTGGCACGACGTACCGCTGCGCGAGATCGCCGAGAAGCACCTCGGCCTGCCCGTCCACCTGGACAAGGACGTCACCGCGGGGATCACGGCCGAGGCCTGGCGGCACGGCGCGACGTTCGGCGACGCGGCCCTCATCATGATCGAGTCGGGTATCGGTGGCGGCTTCTGGCTGGGCGGCACCGCCCACCGGGGCGCGCACACCAACGCGGGCGAATTCGGCCACACGGTCGTCGACCTGGACGGCCCCCGTTGCGTCTGCGGTCGCCACGGGTGCCTGGAGATCGTGCACAGTCACGCCGCCGAGGCCGGAGACATCGCCCGGGCCGCCCACGTCGTGGCGGTGGGGGTGGTGAACCTGCTGCAAACCCTCGATCTCGCCCACGTGGTGCTGGCCGGCGCGGACCTGCTACGGCATCCGCAGACCTATCTCGCGGCCGTGACCGCTGCCGTGCGGGCCGACGCGCGACGCGCGGACTGGCTCACCACGACGGTGACAGTGTCCAGCCTCGGCGCGGACGCCATCGCGGCGGGCGCCGCCATGCAGGTCCTCGACCAGCACTTCGGTGTGCCGGAGCTGGCCCCGATCTGA
- a CDS encoding MFS transporter, with amino-acid sequence MSRGRRVAALVALALGGVAIGLTEFVAMGLLPDIARGLLPGEYARSSSDAVARAGWMITAYALGVVVGAPLIAALSARLPRKKLVLGLLALFAVGTVASAIAPTFDLVLVARFAAALPHGAYFGAAGLLAATLMGPGNEARGFAIVLSGLTVSNVVGVPLITRLGQAAGWRVAYLIIAGVFVLTLLAVLAVVPEVAAAVDGSPAAELRALRTSQVWLVAATGAVGFAGFFAVDTYIAPVTTDVAGLSAATVPWVLVAVGLGMTVGNALGGWLADRDLQRSMVIGFVAMIVSIATFSLVASTAVGLFVGAFLVGATSLYLGPVLQARLITVAPGAQLMGAALNQSAMNIANSLGAALGSVAIAAGLGYLAPAWVGVLLAVVGLTLGVVSFAVGRRAGERTPATVAG; translated from the coding sequence ATGAGCAGGGGACGACGGGTGGCGGCGCTGGTGGCGTTGGCACTGGGTGGTGTGGCGATCGGTCTGACCGAGTTCGTGGCGATGGGCCTGCTGCCCGACATCGCGCGCGGCCTACTTCCGGGGGAGTACGCCCGGTCGTCCTCGGACGCCGTCGCCCGCGCCGGCTGGATGATCACCGCGTACGCGCTCGGCGTGGTCGTGGGCGCGCCCCTGATCGCCGCGCTGAGCGCACGCCTGCCGCGCAAGAAACTCGTGCTCGGACTGCTCGCGCTCTTCGCCGTCGGCACCGTCGCGTCCGCGATCGCCCCCACCTTCGACCTGGTGCTGGTGGCCCGGTTCGCGGCGGCGTTGCCACACGGCGCGTACTTCGGCGCGGCCGGCCTGCTCGCGGCCACCCTGATGGGCCCCGGCAACGAGGCCCGTGGCTTCGCCATCGTGCTCAGCGGCCTGACCGTGAGCAACGTGGTCGGCGTACCCCTCATCACGCGGCTCGGGCAGGCGGCCGGCTGGCGCGTCGCGTACCTGATCATCGCCGGTGTTTTCGTGCTCACCCTGCTGGCGGTCCTGGCGGTCGTCCCGGAGGTCGCCGCGGCGGTCGACGGCTCACCCGCCGCCGAGTTGCGGGCGCTGCGGACCTCGCAGGTCTGGCTGGTCGCCGCGACCGGCGCGGTCGGCTTCGCCGGTTTCTTTGCGGTGGACACCTACATCGCGCCGGTCACCACCGACGTCGCCGGTCTCTCGGCCGCGACGGTGCCCTGGGTGCTGGTGGCGGTGGGGCTCGGCATGACCGTCGGCAACGCCCTCGGCGGCTGGTTGGCGGACCGGGACCTGCAGCGCAGCATGGTCATCGGTTTCGTCGCGATGATCGTGAGCATTGCGACCTTCAGCCTCGTCGCGTCGACAGCAGTCGGCCTGTTCGTGGGCGCGTTCCTGGTCGGCGCGACCAGCCTCTATCTCGGGCCGGTCCTGCAGGCCCGCCTGATCACCGTCGCCCCCGGAGCGCAGCTGATGGGCGCCGCGCTCAACCAGTCGGCGATGAACATCGCGAACAGCCTGGGCGCGGCCCTGGGCAGCGTCGCCATCGCCGCCGGCCTCGGTTACCTCGCACCGGCCTGGGTGGGCGTGCTCCTGGCGGTCGTCGGACTGACCCTGGGAGTGGTCAGCTTCGCGGTCGGGCGGCGCGCGGGCGAGCGGACCCCGGCCACCGTCGCGGGCTGA
- a CDS encoding FAD-dependent monooxygenase, which produces MSLSPSRVFAELNVARPPDQPSPSMGRAVVIGGSVAGLLAARVLSDHADSVVIIDRDDPQAAGARPGVPQGTQLHALLPGGLLQLERLFPGFRDAALARGAVEAPPEARRNYLDGRAKVVVPDDADSLAGSRPLLEGLIRQQVLRLPNVKTVTARATGLVFDGAAVTGVRCEVAGVTGVETGDLVVDAMGRSSRLSDWLEQAGWERPVTRRMTVHLNYATALFRRPEATPASTVVLALHTPKMAVDVAGAAFFAIEDGRWMAMMAGYGDHRPGRTPEDFVRRLREQFPPEFGEVADQEMLGDVQTYHHADSRRRDFHALKRFPAGLVSVGDAVASFNPVYGQGMTSAALHAACLSTYLRSHPDLRAPARHFLALQQVVVDAAWSISTSADLALPHVDGPYPRGYRISSWASRQIIEATVTDVATARRFNDVVSMREHPRSLARPGVLLDALRANRRAR; this is translated from the coding sequence ATGTCCCTCTCCCCATCCCGGGTCTTCGCGGAGCTGAACGTGGCTCGACCCCCTGACCAGCCCTCCCCGTCGATGGGGCGGGCCGTGGTGATCGGCGGCAGTGTCGCCGGCCTGCTGGCCGCCCGGGTGCTGTCCGATCACGCCGACAGCGTCGTCATCATCGACCGGGATGACCCGCAGGCGGCCGGCGCGCGGCCCGGCGTACCCCAGGGGACGCAGCTGCACGCGCTGCTGCCCGGTGGCCTCCTCCAGCTGGAGCGCCTTTTTCCCGGCTTCCGCGACGCGGCGCTGGCGCGCGGGGCGGTCGAGGCGCCGCCCGAGGCGCGGCGCAACTACCTCGACGGTCGCGCCAAGGTCGTCGTCCCGGACGACGCCGACAGCCTGGCGGGCAGCCGGCCACTCCTGGAAGGGCTGATCCGGCAACAGGTGCTCCGACTACCCAACGTCAAGACGGTCACCGCACGCGCCACCGGTCTCGTGTTCGACGGCGCGGCGGTCACCGGGGTCCGCTGCGAGGTCGCTGGGGTGACCGGCGTGGAGACCGGTGACCTCGTGGTGGACGCCATGGGCCGGTCGAGCAGACTCTCGGACTGGTTGGAGCAGGCCGGCTGGGAGCGGCCGGTGACCCGGCGGATGACAGTGCACCTCAACTACGCGACCGCGCTGTTCCGCCGCCCTGAGGCCACCCCGGCCTCGACGGTCGTGCTGGCACTGCACACCCCGAAGATGGCGGTGGATGTGGCCGGGGCCGCGTTCTTCGCCATCGAGGACGGTCGGTGGATGGCGATGATGGCCGGTTACGGCGACCACCGCCCGGGGCGCACCCCGGAAGACTTCGTCCGTCGCCTGCGGGAGCAGTTCCCGCCGGAGTTCGGCGAGGTCGCCGACCAGGAGATGCTGGGCGACGTCCAGACCTACCACCATGCCGACAGCCGCCGACGGGACTTCCACGCGCTGAAGCGGTTCCCGGCCGGCCTGGTCAGCGTCGGCGACGCCGTCGCGTCGTTCAACCCGGTGTACGGGCAGGGGATGACGTCGGCGGCCCTGCACGCGGCCTGCCTGTCGACGTACCTGCGGTCCCACCCGGATCTGCGCGCGCCCGCGCGCCACTTCCTCGCGTTGCAGCAGGTGGTGGTCGACGCCGCGTGGTCGATCTCGACCTCCGCCGACCTGGCGTTGCCCCACGTCGACGGCCCCTACCCGCGCGGCTACCGGATCTCCAGCTGGGCGAGCCGGCAGATCATCGAAGCGACAGTCACGGACGTGGCGACCGCGCGCCGGTTCAACGACGTCGTCTCCATGCGCGAGCACCCACGCTCGCTGGCCCGGCCCGGCGTGCTCCTCGACGCCCTGCGCGCCAACAGACGGGCGCGCTGA
- a CDS encoding serine hydrolase domain-containing protein, producing the protein MPVARRTLLVAGLAAATSAVAGCGDNGASDPGVAGPGDAVTATDAAGNRVGFGAAGKTTPPSGTPSAAASPSGGAAPAGQARYAQEVTALLRRHLPATPQTVQHKGFPGAVAVVLVDGKTAVHTAVGEALRYGAGPKLLPAGQRVEMRPDSIFDLASVTKVYTAILLLQQVDKGRVELGAPVRDYLPGFTGAGTERITVEMLLTHTSGLPVGAKVTGLADNTARWNAVLTTGLVSGAVPGTTFRYSSVGLMVAGKIVEKVTGQRLDQALKSNLTGPLGLRDTGFNPNNWLSGSAKAGRLVATDARSSRGLLRGTVHDDVANHLGGVAGHAGIFATASDLAVIGQMLLNGGTHQGRKILSATTVRRMLTNQNAGKPAIDPERPNRTAAHGLGVVLNQSWFMGRLASARTFGHTGFAGPSLLVDPARKLVLALLTNRAHPNWSWSNPDPVRASLGDLLAREVN; encoded by the coding sequence ATGCCCGTCGCACGTCGTACCCTCCTTGTCGCCGGCCTTGCCGCCGCGACCTCCGCCGTCGCCGGTTGCGGCGACAACGGCGCGTCGGATCCCGGTGTGGCCGGGCCCGGTGACGCGGTGACCGCGACCGATGCCGCCGGCAACCGGGTGGGCTTCGGCGCGGCCGGGAAGACCACACCGCCGTCGGGTACGCCGAGCGCCGCGGCCTCCCCGAGCGGCGGTGCCGCGCCCGCCGGCCAGGCCCGCTACGCGCAGGAGGTGACGGCGCTACTGCGGCGGCACCTGCCCGCCACGCCGCAGACCGTGCAGCACAAGGGCTTTCCCGGCGCGGTCGCCGTCGTTCTGGTCGACGGGAAGACGGCTGTGCACACGGCGGTCGGGGAGGCGTTGCGCTACGGCGCCGGGCCCAAACTGCTGCCGGCGGGCCAGCGCGTCGAGATGCGCCCGGACTCCATCTTCGACCTCGCCTCGGTGACGAAGGTGTACACGGCCATCCTGCTGTTGCAACAGGTCGACAAAGGTCGGGTCGAGTTGGGCGCGCCGGTGCGCGACTACCTGCCGGGCTTCACCGGGGCGGGCACCGAGCGGATCACCGTCGAGATGCTGCTGACCCACACCAGCGGTTTACCGGTCGGCGCGAAGGTCACCGGGCTCGCCGACAACACGGCCCGCTGGAACGCCGTGCTCACCACCGGGCTGGTCTCCGGCGCGGTGCCCGGCACCACGTTCCGCTATTCCAGCGTCGGGCTCATGGTCGCCGGCAAGATCGTCGAGAAGGTCACCGGCCAGCGGCTCGACCAGGCACTCAAGAGCAACCTCACCGGCCCGCTCGGCCTACGCGACACCGGCTTCAACCCGAACAACTGGCTGTCGGGCAGCGCGAAGGCCGGCCGTCTCGTCGCCACCGACGCCCGCTCGTCCCGGGGTCTGCTCCGGGGCACCGTCCACGACGATGTCGCCAACCACCTCGGCGGCGTGGCCGGGCACGCCGGTATCTTCGCCACCGCCAGCGACCTGGCCGTCATCGGGCAGATGCTCCTGAACGGCGGCACCCACCAGGGCAGGAAGATCCTCTCCGCGACGACCGTGCGTCGGATGCTCACCAACCAGAACGCCGGGAAACCAGCGATCGACCCGGAGCGGCCCAACCGGACCGCCGCCCACGGACTCGGGGTCGTGCTCAACCAGAGTTGGTTCATGGGCCGGCTCGCCTCTGCCCGGACCTTCGGCCACACCGGTTTCGCCGGTCCGTCACTCCTGGTCGACCCGGCCCGGAAGCTCGTCCTCGCGCTGCTCACCAACCGCGCGCACCCCAACTGGAGTTGGTCGAATCCCGATCCGGTCCGCGCCTCTCTCGGCGACCTGCTCGCGAGAGAGGTCAACTGA